From Methanomicrobia archaeon:
GTATCAAGTAAACTTCCGTCGGCTCTGAAAAACTGGATTGTAACGGAACCTTTACCAACGATGTCAAATTTGAAACGAGATTGTGGACTCGGGAACAGAACGGCGACTGATCCTTCACCAATATCACCAGCGTTCGGCCAACCGATATTCGGTCCAAGACCCGCCACAGCATTACTGTGCGTTAAACTGCTATTGTATACACAGAGGCTTTTATACTGGTCTCCTGTCTGCAATGCTAGTGGGTCAAAAGGAGTTCCTGAAAGCTCATCAAAGCCTTTGTGGGGTAACAACAGAGTTTGCCCAAGGAAGCGTTCAGCTAATTGTAGGTCGCCAGAACAAAGTATTTCGTCATAGTTCGTTCCAGGCCAACCTCCTCCGGTGACGTCTTCGAAGTCGGCACAATAGTCCCAATCCATCCCGCTAAAATCGTCGATCGGTTCGATCTCACCCGCATCAGCACCGACGATCACGGTCCCGAGCGCGAGACCCAGTGCCAGTAGTGCAACGAATAGTACGTTCTTCATAGCGTTTCACCTCCTCCAGCTGCTGTATCTAAGTATCCCGAGAGCACCGCTGACGTGCTACCAGGCCCGAGCAGTAGGGCGGGCATCCCGCTACCGCAGGTACTTACCTTAGATTCTTACTTATAGTACATTATATAAAGCTTGAGGGTGCGTTTCCACTGGAAACTCTGGTTCGCACGTCCGAGATCGCGGAGGGGATAGGATACGAGAGGAATAGAATAGGATAGAAATAAATGTGAAGAAACGTATGCTGGAGTCTTCGCAGCCTGGAATCCTGCAGGATCCGCGGTCCAGTCATTCCAATACAGTAAAAGTGAGCATAATCTAATCCACAAACCGGACGCCCGTGACGGCGTGGAGCAACTCGAGATCCACTTCGAGCCCCCAACCGGCGAATTCGAGTACTTCGAGATCAAGCGCAGCGACCTGGCGGAGGAGCTGGACGAACGGCTCGACGTGTTTAACGCTATATTGGCCGGGATTAGGCGGCGGCACGACCGGGTTAAGAGTGACCAGGATTCGGAACATGCGCCTTAGCGAGAACGCGATCAGGTACCCCACGGGATTTATTTATGTGAGGCGGAACGTTCTGTTACGAATGCTTCTCTATCCACCTTCGCGTGCAAAGACGGTGATAGCGACGCTTTTGCCCCTTTTGATGCAGATTGGGTGCGGTAAAGATAGTCATGGCTAACCTGTCCATCCTGCGTACGAGCTAACGCAACTGTTTTTAACATGTTACGACTTGGGGAAAGTAAAGGCGATGCGGGAACGAGCGGAGATCATTGCCCGCGGCGAGGTACAGCGGGTCGGCTACCGGGACGTGGTGGAGCGTGCCGCGCGAAAGCTGCAGCTCACGGGCTTCGTCGAGAAAGCTCTACCCTACGACGTGCGGATTGTGTGCGAGGGTGAACGATCATCCATTGACGCGCTGGTTGAGCAGATCAAGATCAAGAAGCACCCCATCGCGGTGGACGAGCTCGAGGTCCGGTTTGAGCCTGCTACGGGCGAATTCGCGTACTTCGCGATCAAGCGCGGCGATATGGCGGAGGAGCTGGGTGAGCGCATGGATGTTGCGAATGCCATGCTCGTCCGATCCGTGGCGTTGGGTGAAGAATCCGTCGCGATCGGCCGGAAGATGCTCGAGAAACAGGATCACATGCTCGAGAAACAGGATCACATGCTCGATAAACAAGACATCATGATCGAGAAACAGGATCATATGCTCGATAAACAGGATCATATGCTCGATAAACAAGACGAAACGACCGGTGAGATACGCTCGCTACGGGAAGATCTGAAGTCCTTTATGGATAGACACTTCACCACCATCTACCGTGAGATCAGCGAGATCAAGGCGAGATTGGGTATGTCATGATCGCGAGCTAGGGTACGCCGTAACTCGGATTACCGCTGCTGCATGCAGAGAAAGAGGGCGAATACGTTGGTTGTAGTTCGATAAAAAAATGTGACGAGCGCGGTAATAGGAGCACATTGAACCCTGGCTGTCGAACCCCGGGAGCTTCTTTACGCTTCTCTGCAACGGCAACCGGCTACTCCCGTACTACCCGTGACCTGACATGACCATACCAACACCAGCAGGCAAAGTACCGCTTGAGGCGACCGTAGTCCTGAACGCCGAGGAGTTAACCGG
This genomic window contains:
- a CDS encoding acylphosphatase, with the translated sequence MRERAEIIARGEVQRVGYRDVVERAARKLQLTGFVEKALPYDVRIVCEGERSSIDALVEQIKIKKHPIAVDELEVRFEPATGEFAYFAIKRGDMAEELGERMDVANAMLVRSVALGEESVAIGRKMLEKQDHMLEKQDHMLDKQDIMIEKQDHMLDKQDHMLDKQDETTGEIRSLREDLKSFMDRHFTTIYREISEIKARLGMS